From a single Brassica oleracea var. oleracea cultivar TO1000 chromosome C5, BOL, whole genome shotgun sequence genomic region:
- the LOC106294791 gene encoding uncharacterized protein LOC106294791 — MEAAKERVGLLDKILPPALADAGLEDCALPPDSIHEAFRKAADAVKSRAASLFEDDEEEGGCVADPRPASKGTEAKPVFGSSDTIIVGGDNGGDAGPCLVGKGNEKLEDALAVAGEGGEGKSCGDGLKDLDVEGIESSGEKKDQNEEDEEEEKKPILVEGFV, encoded by the coding sequence ATGGAGGCTGCGAAAGAAAGAGTCGGCTTGCTTGACAAGATCCTTCCTCCGGCGTTGGCAGACGCCGGCCTCGAAGATTGTGCTCTGCCGCCTGATTCTATACATGAAGCGTTTCGTAAAGCTGCAGACGCCGTGAAATCGCGCGCGGCGTCGCTTTTCGAAGACGACGAGGAAGAAGGCGGTTGCGTAGCGGATCCGCGCCCGGCATCGAAGGGAACGGAGGCGAAGCCCGTTTTCGGAAGTTCTGATACGATCATCGTAGGCGGGGATAATGGAGGGGATGCTGGGCCGTGTCTAGTCGGAAAGGGCAATGAGAAGTTGGAAGATGCGTTGGCGGTGGCGGGGGAAGGAGGAGAAGGGAAGAGCTGCGGTGATGGTTTGAAAGATCTAGATGTTGAAGGTATTGAGAGCAGCGGGGAGAAGAAGGATCAGAATGAAGAAGACGAGGAAGAGGAGAAGAAGCCCATTTTGGTTGAAGGATTTGTCTGA